The proteins below are encoded in one region of Festucalex cinctus isolate MCC-2025b chromosome 2, RoL_Fcin_1.0, whole genome shotgun sequence:
- the commd7 gene encoding COMM domain-containing protein 7, with amino-acid sequence MQLHFTKDALPHSFSGDFHNLNKFNEQQFLRLVEILFQFLLEPKETEKLMQQLSDFASEHRMSAGPLKNLVKSVIFVPQGAIKRNLTAEQLKEDLQTLGLHEDKATHFSQQWAEHRATLCRLAARQTLTVNRLVDMEWKFGVTVGTSEIHKMSNIFLQLKLVVQKGNSTENLYMELTLPQFYNFLHEMERAKASMDSFS; translated from the exons ATGCAGCTTCACTTCACTAAAGATGCTTTACCACATTCTTTCAGCGGCGACTTCCACAACCTCAACAAATTCAACGAGCAG CAATTTCTTCGACTGGTGGAAATTCTCTTCCAGTTTTTGTTAGAGCCTAAAGAG aCAGAGAAGTTGATGCAGCAGCTGAGCGATTTTGCAAGTGAACACAGGATGAGCGCGGGCCCGCTCAAGAACCTCGTGAAGAGTGTCATCTTTGTGCCACAGG GTGCAATAAAGAGAAACCTGACGGCCGAGCAGCTGAAAGAAGATCTGCAGACTTTAG GACTTCATGAGGACAAGGCTACTCACTTTTCACAACAG TGGGCAGAACATCGTGCGACGCTGTGCCGACTGGCCGCGCGGCAGACGCTGACTGTCAACCGCCTGGTGGACATGGAATGGAAGTTTGGCG TGACTGTCGGCACCAGCGAGATCCACAAGATGAGCAACATCTTTCTACAG CTCAAGCTGGTTGTCCAGAAGGGGAATTCCACGGAAAACCTCTACATGG AGTTGACGCTCCCCCAGTTTTACAACTTCCTGCACGAGATGGAGAGAGCCAAAGCCAGCATGGACTCTTTTAGCTGA